One genomic window of Quercus lobata isolate SW786 chromosome 9, ValleyOak3.0 Primary Assembly, whole genome shotgun sequence includes the following:
- the LOC115961951 gene encoding uncharacterized protein LOC115961951 encodes MVDRCHDSMVALMGTIAWRLWGNRNEVRHGGKRLGELELCHDASIWLLQFQEANEATTAMVPMQSELVFQRTWLPPSNQLYNVNVDGAVFKDRNESRVGVIIRDVNGLVVAAMCKNFHMPLGPLEVEAKAFESGLLFAKDVGLQKFILEGDSINVVHALQGLSPPSVSVMSLIYGIQSSCNDVRKVLFSHVCRNRNRLAHLLAKHVISIVDFMVWMEENSYFLEQALYHNVMFSSV; translated from the coding sequence ATGGTTGATCGCTGTCATGATAGTATGGTTGCTTTGATGGGAACGATAGCTTGGAGGTTGTGGGGAAACAGAAACGAAGTCCGTCATGGAGGTAAGAGGCTTGGCGAATTGGAATTATGTCATGATGCCTCAATCTGGCTACTGCAATTCCAGGAAGCAAATGAGGCCACTACTGCTATGGTACCTATGCAGTCCGAACTTGTGTTTCAACGTACATGGCTACCTCCCTCAAATCAATTGTATAACGTCAATGTGGATGGGGCCGTTTTCAAGGACAGAAATGAATCGAGGGTGGGAGTCATTATACGTGATGTTAATGGTCTGGTGGTGGCTGCAATGTGCAAAAATTTCCATATGCCTTTGGGTCCATTAGAGGTGGAAGCCAAGGCATTTGAATCTGGTCTACTTTTTGCCAAAGATGTAGGATTACAGAAGTTTATTTTAGAAGGGGATTCCATTAATGTGGTTCATGCCCTTCAAGGATTGTCGCCTCCATCAGTTTCAGTGATGTCTCTCATCTATGGGATCCAAAGCTCTTGTAATGATGTTCGGAAAGTGTTGTTTTCTCATGTAtgtagaaatagaaatagacTTGCCCATCTCTTGGCAAAACATGTTATTAGTATTGTTGACTTTATGGTTTGGATGGAAGAgaattcttattttttggaaCAAGCTCTCTATCATAATGTAATGTTTTCTTCTgtttaa
- the LOC115961952 gene encoding receptor-like protein EIX2, translated as MGKLSTLEKLALGGGNSWEGVLTEAHFQNLTRLTFIELGISTRWSLVLNVKHEWVPPFSLTYIVFNRMKIGPKFPAWLQTQNELNSLSLVDVGISDTLPQGFWNSSSSLSYLSLSQNQIQGQVPYYQSYSITYYLDLRFNNFVGQVPLFHSKFMTVLYLEENMFSGVVPENIGELLPNLLHLVLSSNFITGRIPPSIGILKSLEILALRNNSLSGELPPHWDDMQSLYFLDISRNNISGKLPSSMRFLSSLQWLSLGQNHLEGELPSFLRECTKLVSLDLGGNKFFGNIPVWIGESLSNLSRLSLRSNLFDEVIPQQLCLLSSLHILDLAHNDLSGGIPQCLGNLSKNGESKFANFLEQIAIFYKGRDYLYRNTIYLVHSLDLSGNNLSGEIPDSITDLLKLNILNLSMNHLTGKIPKNIGNLKSLESFDLSKNQLFGPIPESLSFFTFLSYLNLSFNNLSGKIPSGNQLQTLTDPSIYQGNPLLCGLPLSKKCLGDETDPRTTPNGSGNGEDNNDGMEFGSLSFYISMVAGYIVGFWGVCGTLIIKTSWRQAYFRGFDNLKDRIVVFIMVKVAPLIRKIKFERN; from the coding sequence ATGGGGAAACTATCAACGCTGGAAAAGTTGGCTCTTGGTGGAGGGAATTCTTGGGAAGGTGTCTTAACTGAAGCTCATTTCCAAAATCTTACGCGATTAACATTTATAGAGTTGGGTATCTCCACTAGATGGTCATTGGTTTTAAATGTCAAACATGAATGGGTTCCTCCTTTCAGcttgacatacattgtattcAATCGCATGAAGATTGGTCCCAAATTTCCAGCATGGCTTCAAACTCAAAATGAGCTCAACTCTCTTAGCCTCGTTGATGTTGGCATTTCTGATACCCTTCCGCAAGGATTTTGGAATTCCAGCTCAAGTCTTAGCTATTTGAGCCTTTCCCAGAACCAAATTCAAGGACAGGTACCATACTATCAATCTTATTCTATTACATATTACTTGGATTTGAGATTCAACAATTTCGTGGGGCAGGTCCCACTTTTTCATAGCAAATTTATGACAGTTTTATATCTTGAAGAAAATATGTTTTCTGGAGTTGTCCCTGAAAACATAGGTGAACTATTGCCCAATTTACTTCACTTGGTCCTCTCTTCAAATTTCATTACCGGTAGAATTCCACCTTCTATTGGAATACTTAAGAGCTTGGAAATTCTTGCTTTGAGAAATAATAGCTTGTCTGGGGAACTCCCTCCTCATTGGGATGATATGCAGTCATTATACTTTTTGGACATATCACGCAACAATATATCCGGTAAACTTCCAAGTTCAATGCGATTTTTGAGTTCACTACAGTGGTTATCATTGGGACAAAATCACCTTGAGGGGGAGCTCCCTTCTTTCTTGAGAGAATGCACAAAATTGGTAAGCCTTGATCTTGGAGGGAACAAATTCTTTGGAAACATACCAGTATGGATAGGAGAAAGCTTATCAAATCTATCAAGGTTAAGCCTAAGATCCAACTTGTTTGATGAAGTCATACCTCAACAATTATGTCTTCTTTCAAGCCTTCACATCCTTGATCTTGCACATAATGATTTGTCAGGAGGAATCCCTCAATGTTTAGGGAACTTGAGTAAAAATGGTGAAAGTAAATTTGCTAATTTCTTGGAACAAATTGCAATATTTTATAAAGGAAGAGACTATCTATATAGAAACACAATTTATCTTGTCCATTCTTTAGACCTTTCAGGAAATAATCTATCAGGGGAAATACCTGATAGTATAACAGACCTTTTAAAACTCAATATCCTAAATCTCTCAATGAATCACCTGACAGgaaaaattcccaaaaacatAGGGAACTTAAAAAGTTTGGAATCATTTGATCTCTCTAAAAACCAACTTTTTGGTCCCATTCCTGAAAGTCTgtctttttttactttcttgaGTTACTTGAATTTGTCATTCAACAACTTGTCTGGGAAAATCCCATCTGGGAATCAACTTCAAACCTTAACTGACCCTTCCATCTATCAAGGCAACCCTTTGCTTTGCGGACTTCCGCTTTCCAAGAAGTGTCTAGGGGATGAAACTGATCCTAGAACAACTCCAAATGGCAGCGGCAATGGAGAAGATAACAATGATGGAATGGAATTTGGGTCGCTATCATTCTACATTAGCATGGTAGCTGGCTATATTGTTGGATTTTGGGGAGTTTGTGGCACACTAATTATCAAAACATCATGGAGACAAGCTTACTTTCGAGGCTTTGATAATTTGAAAGATAGGATTGTTGTTTTCATTATGGTTAAAGTTGCTCCTTTGATAAGGAAGATTAAGTTCGAGAGAAATTGA